The following coding sequences are from one Bufo bufo chromosome 2, aBufBuf1.1, whole genome shotgun sequence window:
- the LOC120988684 gene encoding uncharacterized protein LOC120988684 → MFFQGPSGVLTDPLGDPLFDPESLHHPRSAEWLPLDHVAQYLEARVRCPLSKEARNKLKAECPRPIIANKVCETPTVDPKMVQFLAKSGWNPRRGLESALKACQDKLLDVFGPLTKIFEMAEIAREANTPIDPEELRGWAQRAICIAGNANSSLSIERRKAILFKIEPKLVNLALTEAAGEAQGLLFGEPFIKDMGRFVGAFTALDKAQSSMRRVFQSRFSSRAGSYRGRSAGRSSFHARGSGRGSYGQKPFSQRPSFQDSRQSQSFFPSRGAPSRRPFRGGSGFRRPLG, encoded by the exons ATGTTTTTTCAAGGACCATCTGGTGTCTTAACCGACCCTCTAGGGGATCCCCTTTTTGACCCTGAAAGTCTCCACCACCCCAGATCCGCCGAATGGCTCCCGCTTGATCACGTAGCCCAATACCTGGAGGCACGTGTACGTTGCCCTCTGTCTAAGGAGGCGCGTAACAAGCTGAAGGCCGAGTGCCCTAGACCCATTATTGCAAACAAGGTCTGCGAGACCCCAACTGTGGACCCCAAAATGGTCCAGTTTTTAGCAAAATCTGGGTGGAACCCTAGAAGGGGTTTGGAATCGGCCCTTAAAGCgtgccaggacaagctcctggacgTCTTTGGTCCGTTGACAAAAATTTTTGAGATGGCGGAAATCGCCAGAGAGGCTAATACGCCCATAGATCCGGAAGAACTCCGGGGATGGGCCCAGCGAGCCATATGTATTGCGGGCAATGCCAATAGTTCCCTGTCGATAGAACGGCGTAAAGCTATTCTGttcaaaattgaaccaaaactagtCAATCTTGCCCTCACTGAGGCCGCAGGTGAAGCACAGGGTCTTTTGTTTGGAGAGCCCTTCATTAAGGACATGGGCAGATTCGTGGGTGCCTTTACTGCTCTGGACAAGGCACAGTCGTCCATGAGGAGAGTGTTCCAGAGCCGTTTTTCCTCAAGGGCCGGCAGTTACAGGGGCCGTTCGGCTGGCCGCTCTTCATTCCACGCCCGTGGTTCGGGTAGAGGCTCCTACGGTCAAAAACCTTTCTCTCAGCGACCCTCCTTCCAGGACTCCAGGCAGTCGCAAAGTTTCTTCCCGTCCCGAGGTGCACCTAGCCGCAGGCCTTTCAGAGGAGGTTCCGGATTCCGTCGTCCCCTTG gatGA